The DNA segment GTGAACCAACATGATGGCTTTGTTGTAATCGGTAAGCGAGCGATAGTAAGCGGCTTCGGCATCCGCCTCGTTGCGCTGGGCTTCCAGCAACAAGTCGAGAGTGACGGTGCCGGCGTCGTACGCGGCTTTGACCGCTTCCACCTGCTGCTGGGCAGCAATGCGGCGGTTAAAGTTTGTTTGCGATAACACGTAATTGGTATCTACGTCGCGCACAGCATCGGCCAGTTGATGCGACAATTCCAATTCTTGATCTTGCAGGATGGAACGTTCCCGAGCCAATTGCAGCTGTGCATTGCGAACGGCCGCCAACGGTTGGCGGAAGCCAATGGGCATGCTGAACTGAGCACTTAGTTCCCATTCCTGGAAATTGCCGCTGGCCAAGGTAGAGAATGCATCCGTACCAGCGAGGTTGCCGCCCGTAGTTGTTGAGAACGGCGTGCCCGGTTGTTCGATCAAATCCTGGCCCACGCCCAAGAATCGGTACTTACCGCCGACATCCAAGCGGGGCAACAACAAGTTCTTGGAAGCGATCAACTGCAATTCCATTTGCTTGATGCGCCATTTTTCCTGACGAAGCTCAACGGAACGGCACAAGCCTTCGGCATGAATGTCGGACCAATCGAAGCAGACCTTGGCGTCGGTTGGCTCGTCGCAGGGGCGAATCAGCCGGCCATCGGTTGCAGCCAGACCCATCATGTAGCGCAGCCGGTTTTCAGCGCGGTATAAGTCGTTCAGAGCAGTTTCCAACGAACTGCGGAACAGGAAGTATTGAGCACGCGATTGGGCTTCTTTATCGGCTTCGCCGCCGCGGGCTCCAACCTCGTACTTGGCATGGATTTCTTTCCAGGTTTGCAAAGCAGCATCGCGGCCCCCCTTGGTGGCCTCTAGGTTGCGATAGGCGAAATAAAGCTCCCAATAAGCGTTTTCAACATCTTCAACAAAGTTCCGCACGCCGGCTTCAAAATCGGCCAAACGAATGTCGGTACGGATCCGGGCGATAATTACGCCATCGTATTGCAAATAGGTGCCGATGCCGCGAAGTGGATCGAACGGACCGGCAATGCGGTTGTACAGGCTGCCAGCGCCCTGCAATAACGGTTGCTTGAAGCCCAATTCAAAGTTTTGCGTCCAGTCGCTGCTGGTTTGCTGAAAGCCGCTGTTGCTGTCGTTGTAGATGGTGTTTTCAAACGCGGTGACTTCCGCACCCGTTGCCGTTGTTTTGGTAAAGCCAGCTTGGAACGTACCGGTATCGCCGTGGAACACGTTGTTAGGGAACTGATTAATGCCGCCAATAATATTTTGCGGTTCGTCGTGCTTATTCCAGTCGGCGCTGGCCTGCAATTGGGCATCGAATGCGGAGAGGGCGCCTTCTACGCCAAACACCGGATCGGTTTCAAACAACGCCGGTTCGTAAACCGTCTGGACGCTAGGCGATTGCGTCAGCAAAACTTCCGGCGTTTGAGTGACCTGTGTGCGTGCTGTATTGGGTTGAATAAACAATCGCACGCCCAAGGAGCGCATAACCTTGCCGTTC comes from the Pirellulales bacterium genome and includes:
- a CDS encoding TolC family protein, giving the protein MNYRIRFSRRVLVSACLLLLAACATGCSPTQPFYFSEDGDLSHYVGLATNIEYPDTKTCSIQEVSDPPAPLTVSNPKPEEMWDLCLSDAVRIALENGKVMRSLGVRLFIQPNTARTQVTQTPEVLLTQSPSVQTVYEPALFETDPVFGVEGALSAFDAQLQASADWNKHDEPQNIIGGINQFPNNVFHGDTGTFQAGFTKTTATGAEVTAFENTIYNDSNSGFQQTSSDWTQNFELGFKQPLLQGAGSLYNRIAGPFDPLRGIGTYLQYDGVIIARIRTDIRLADFEAGVRNFVEDVENAYWELYFAYRNLEATKGGRDAALQTWKEIHAKYEVGARGGEADKEAQSRAQYFLFRSSLETALNDLYRAENRLRYMMGLAATDGRLIRPCDEPTDAKVCFDWSDIHAEGLCRSVELRQEKWRIKQMELQLIASKNLLLPRLDVGGKYRFLGVGQDLIEQPGTPFSTTTGGNLAGTDAFSTLASGNFQEWELSAQFSMPIGFRQPLAAVRNAQLQLARERSILQDQELELSHQLADAVRDVDTNYVLSQTNFNRRIAAQQQVEAVKAAYDAGTVTLDLLLEAQRNEADAEAAYYRSLTDYNKAIMLVH